A genome region from Hevea brasiliensis isolate MT/VB/25A 57/8 chromosome 7, ASM3005281v1, whole genome shotgun sequence includes the following:
- the LOC110639191 gene encoding protein ECERIFERUM 16 has product MDAKALAKSKRAHSLNHSKKPHSAQKSKATSGGANIAGSGNKALGKQTKEKARQSGLPSNWDRYEEEFNSGSEDPSGDATNKASDVILPKSKGADYGYLLAEAQSQCQSDSYLDTFPSMDDILPGEFNLGVESMLSVRGKSILLWIGDDNFLVEDQTAASPEVPFLSLNLNALAEQLAKVDISARLFIEADQLPMELTGNGSKTSSLESDQMQKSETEATSTISKESIFKDFSEEKKVANQNIEVMSSGSFLDVKSPNQGLDLLSQTKNSSQDSTYSQSNALECPTEFNVSSVSEPKKLSSFEASAAEAELDMLLDSFSETKLLDSSGFSSATIPVYQKEAPISLPQLTRNNPSSSKTTPIAVKLDDVLDDLLEETSILSNKKGSYQLTKVTAAHNETLSSSSQTVTNSKVLDDFDSWLDTI; this is encoded by the exons ATGGATGCAAAAGCGTTGGCAAAATCAAAGAGGGCTCACTCGCTAAACCATAGCAAAAAGCCCCATTCTGCTCAAAAATCAAAAGCCACGTCTGGAGGTGCTAACATTGCTGGAAGTGGAAATAAGGCATTGGGGAAGCAAACCAAGGAGAAAGCTCGCCAGTCCGGCCTTCCTTCGAATTGGGATCGTTATGAGGAAGAATTTAATTCAGGTTCTGAAGACCCATCTGGGGATGCTACAAATAAAGCCTCTGATGTTATTTTGCCCAAGAGTAAAGGTGCAGACTACGGTTACCTGCTTGCTGAAGCTCAGTCTCAGTGCCAGTCAGATTCCTACTTGGATACCTTTCCTTCAATGGATGACATTTTGCCTG GAGAATTTAATCTTGGAGTAGAGTCAATGCTTTCAGTCAGGGGAAAGAGCATTCTATTGTGGATTGGGGATGATAATTTTTTGGTAGAGGATCAAACAGCTGCAAGCCCTGAG GTACCATTTCTCTCCCTGAATTTGAATGCTCTTGCGGAACAATTAGCAAAAGTAGACATTTCAGCAAGGCTCTTCATTGAAGCAGACCAATTACCAATGGAGCTG ACTGGCAATGGATCAAAGACAAGCAGCCTGGAATCAGATCAAATGCAAAAAAGTGAAACTGAAGCAACGTCAACAATATCCAAAGAATCGATATTCAAAGATTTTTCGGAGGAGAAAAAGGTTGCAAACCAGAATATTGAGGTTATGTCATCAGGATCTTTTTTGGATGTCAAATCACCTAACCAGGGATTGGATTTATTAAGTCAAACTAAGAATTCAAGTCAAGACAGCACTTACAGTCAAAGCAATGCTTTGGAGTGTCCCACAGAATTCAACGTGAGTTCTGTTTCAGAACCCAAGAAACTATCCTCATTTGAGGCATCAGCTGCTGAGGCAGAGCTGGATATGCTTCTTGACTCATTTAGTGAGACCAAGTTACTTGATTCTTCTGGATTCTCATCGGCAACTATTCCTGTGTACCAAAAAGAGGCTCCTATATCTCTGCCACAACTTACAAGAAACAACCCAAGTTCTTCAAAGACAACACCCATTGCTGTCAAGCTAGATGATGTGCTCGATGATTTACTTGAGGAAACATCCATTTTGTCGAACAAAAAGGGTTCATATCAGCTGACGAAAGTGACTGCTGCCCACAATGAAACTCTATCTTCTTCCTCTCAGACTGTCACCAACTCTAAAGTTTTGGATGATTTTGATTCATGGTTAGATACAATTTGA
- the LOC110639177 gene encoding glutaredoxin-C9 gives MQQAIPYKSWVPLYTNTNNPLANTSTNNLVDTKQVLKGSKNMATMVQENAIIVFARRGCCMSHVVKRLLLGLGVNPPICEIDEEDEISVLQELEMIVNKVGSGNNNKRVQLPGVFIGGRLFGGLDRLMATHISGELVPILKEAGALWL, from the coding sequence ATGCAACAAGCAATCCCTTACAAGTCTTGGGTGCCCTTATACACCAACACCAACAATCCTCTAGCCAACACCTCTACTAATAATCTTGTTGATACTAAACAAGTCTTAAAAGGGTCTAAAAATATGGCCACTATGGTTCAAGAGAATGCGATTATAGTGTTTGCTAGGCGTGGGTGCTGCATGAGCCATGTAGTGAAGCGGTTGCTATTAGGTCTTGGGGTCAACCCACCAATCTGTGAGATTGATGAGGAAGATGAGATTAGTGTTTTGCAAGAATTGGAGATGATTGTTAATAAAGTTGGAAgtggaaataataataaaagagtgCAGCTTCCTGGCGTTTTTATTGGTGGTAGGTTGTTTGGAGGATTGGATAGGCTTATGGCTACCCATATTTCAGGAGAATTAGTGCCTATATTGAAAGAAGCTGGAGCCTTGTGGCTTTGA